One window of Nisaea sp. genomic DNA carries:
- the aspS gene encoding aspartate--tRNA ligase encodes MHRYRSHTCHDLRIDHVGETVRLSGWIHRRRDHGQLVFIDLRDHYGLTQCVVDIEDETFKTVEKLRVESVVTITGRVVKRTDETINDRLPTGHIELRIDEIEVQSIADVLPLQVNADEDAGEDTRLRYRFLDLRRERIHNNIMLRSKVISSIRRRMTDQNFMEFQTPILTASSPEGARDFLVPSRQHPGKFYALPQAPQQFKQLIMVSGFDRYFQIAPCFRDEDSRADRSPGEFYQLDVEMSFVEQEDVFQAIEPVMAGVFEEFSDWKVPGPFPRIPYKESMLKYGNDKPDLRIPFEISDVTEIFRDSDFAVFAKVIAGGGVVRAVPGPKCGSRAICDRMNSWAQGEGAPGMGYIIFGDGEARGPIANRLTPEKIAELKAQTGMGDGDAIFFSAGKESDAAKLAGTARVKLGNDLDIVEKDTFRLCWIVDYPMFELDEATGKIDFSHNPFSMPQGGLEALETQEPLDILAYQYDIVCNGIELSSGAIRNHLPEVMYKAFGIAGYEPEVLEDKFRGMLNAFKYGAPPHGGIAPGIDRIVMMLANEPNIREVILFPLNQRAEDLMMGAPSEAEPQHLKELSVRLALPPKPAASATE; translated from the coding sequence GGTCTGACGCAGTGCGTCGTCGACATCGAGGACGAGACCTTCAAGACAGTCGAGAAGCTCCGTGTCGAGAGCGTGGTGACGATTACCGGCCGCGTGGTCAAGCGCACCGACGAGACGATCAACGACAGGCTGCCGACCGGCCATATCGAACTTCGTATCGACGAGATCGAAGTCCAGTCCATCGCCGACGTGCTGCCGCTGCAGGTCAATGCCGATGAGGACGCCGGCGAGGATACCCGCCTGCGCTACCGCTTCCTGGACCTGCGCCGCGAGCGTATCCACAACAACATCATGCTGCGCAGCAAGGTGATCTCCTCGATCCGCCGCCGCATGACCGACCAGAACTTCATGGAGTTCCAGACTCCGATCCTGACCGCTTCCTCGCCGGAAGGCGCGCGCGACTTCCTGGTGCCGTCGCGCCAGCATCCGGGCAAGTTCTACGCCCTGCCGCAAGCGCCGCAGCAGTTCAAGCAGTTGATCATGGTTTCTGGCTTCGACCGGTATTTCCAGATCGCTCCCTGCTTCCGCGACGAGGACAGCCGCGCCGACCGCTCTCCGGGCGAGTTCTACCAGCTCGATGTCGAGATGAGCTTCGTCGAGCAGGAAGATGTCTTCCAGGCTATCGAGCCTGTCATGGCGGGCGTGTTCGAGGAATTCTCCGACTGGAAGGTGCCGGGCCCGTTCCCGCGCATCCCCTACAAGGAGTCGATGCTCAAATACGGTAACGACAAGCCTGACCTGCGCATTCCGTTCGAGATCTCCGATGTGACCGAGATCTTCCGGGACAGCGATTTCGCCGTCTTCGCCAAGGTCATCGCCGGCGGCGGCGTGGTCCGCGCGGTGCCTGGTCCGAAATGCGGCAGCCGGGCGATCTGCGACCGGATGAATTCCTGGGCACAGGGCGAAGGCGCTCCGGGCATGGGTTACATCATCTTCGGTGACGGCGAGGCCCGCGGCCCTATCGCGAACCGCCTGACACCGGAAAAGATCGCGGAGCTGAAAGCACAGACCGGCATGGGCGATGGCGATGCCATCTTCTTCTCCGCCGGCAAGGAAAGCGACGCCGCCAAGCTGGCCGGCACCGCCCGCGTGAAGCTCGGCAACGATCTCGACATCGTCGAGAAGGACACGTTCCGCCTTTGCTGGATCGTCGACTACCCGATGTTCGAGCTGGACGAAGCGACCGGCAAGATCGACTTCTCGCACAACCCGTTCTCCATGCCGCAGGGCGGTCTTGAGGCACTGGAAACCCAGGAGCCGCTGGATATTCTGGCCTACCAGTACGACATCGTCTGCAACGGTATCGAGCTGAGCTCCGGCGCCATCCGGAACCATCTGCCGGAGGTCATGTACAAGGCCTTCGGGATTGCCGGCTACGAGCCGGAAGTTCTGGAAGACAAGTTCCGCGGCATGCTGAACGCCTTCAAGTACGGCGCCCCGCCTCACGGTGGCATCGCGCCGGGTATCGACCGTATCGTCATGATGCTGGCAAACGAGCCGAACATCCGCGAGGTCATCCTGTTCCCGCTGAACCAGCGGGCCGAGGATCTGATGATGGGCGCGCCGAGCGAAGCAGAGCCGCAGCATCTGAAGGAACTCAGCGTCCGTCTCGCCCTGCCGCCGAAGCCGGCAGCATCGGCCACCGAGTAA